Proteins encoded by one window of Halobacteriovorax sp. GB3:
- the panC gene encoding pantoate--beta-alanine ligase produces the protein MIIIHKNTDDFKKERSMLSGCVGLVPTMGNLHSGHISLLEAAAKENDHVILTIFVNPTQFGPNEDFDSYPRTLEKDIEQVTSLSKKFHNKTFLIFAPKDPKEIYPQGFSTTIQISGITDSLCGKKRPGHFEGVATVVYKLFSLSKAHKAYFGQKDYQQTLVIKKMVQDLDLPIDIIVCPISRNEDGLALSSRNQYLTQQQYPLALNLPKTLDKLENLLKEMTWTESFVKINALLEEQLNSDNWDYLEVLDANSLTEVGPYTEEVVLAGAYYVNKTRLIDNRLVKINYA, from the coding sequence ATGATTATCATTCACAAAAATACTGATGACTTTAAAAAAGAGAGATCAATGCTCTCAGGTTGTGTAGGACTTGTCCCTACCATGGGTAATTTGCACAGTGGACACATCTCACTTCTTGAAGCTGCAGCAAAAGAAAATGATCATGTTATACTAACGATTTTTGTGAACCCAACACAATTTGGTCCAAATGAAGACTTCGATAGTTATCCAAGGACATTGGAAAAAGATATTGAACAAGTGACTTCACTCAGTAAGAAGTTTCACAATAAGACATTTTTAATTTTCGCTCCCAAAGATCCTAAAGAAATTTATCCACAAGGTTTTTCCACAACAATTCAGATTAGCGGTATCACTGACTCATTGTGTGGCAAAAAACGTCCGGGACATTTTGAAGGTGTCGCAACAGTTGTTTATAAACTCTTTTCACTTTCAAAAGCTCATAAAGCCTACTTTGGTCAAAAAGACTATCAACAAACTCTAGTTATAAAAAAGATGGTTCAAGATCTCGATTTACCTATTGATATTATTGTTTGCCCAATCTCTAGAAATGAAGACGGACTCGCCCTCTCCTCTAGAAACCAATACTTAACTCAACAGCAATATCCCTTGGCCCTCAATCTTCCAAAAACTTTAGACAAGCTTGAAAATCTTCTAAAAGAAATGACATGGACAGAGAGTTTCGTTAAGATTAACGCTCTTTTAGAAGAGCAACTAAATAGCGATAACTGGGATTATTTAGAAGTTCTCGATGCAAACTCTTTAACAGAAGTTGGCCCCTACACAGAAGAAGTTGTTCTTGCTGGCGCTTACTATGTTAACAAAACTCGATTAATCGATAATAGGTTAGTAAAAATAAATTATGCTTGA